Proteins encoded in a region of the Methanofollis tationis genome:
- the hisH gene encoding imidazole glycerol phosphate synthase subunit HisH: MKTIVIIDYGLGNLRSVLRGLEKAGARAVVSADTSAIAAADALVLPGVGAFRDGMGMLGPLEGTVRAAAREVPVLGICLGMQMLMESSDEGGLQAGLGLIPGDVRRFPRVPGMKVPHMGWNTLEVREGEPLFEGIADGSYVYFVHSYYASAAPAHTMTTTEYICPFASSVRNGSVYGVQFHPEKSGAVGLRLLKNYIDLI; encoded by the coding sequence ATGAAGACGATAGTTATAATTGATTACGGGCTTGGAAACCTCCGCAGCGTGCTGCGCGGCCTGGAGAAGGCCGGCGCCCGTGCGGTGGTCTCGGCCGACACCTCCGCGATCGCCGCAGCAGACGCCCTGGTCCTTCCGGGCGTGGGGGCCTTTCGCGACGGCATGGGGATGCTCGGCCCCCTTGAGGGCACGGTGCGGGCGGCGGCGCGGGAGGTTCCGGTGCTCGGGATCTGTCTCGGGATGCAGATGCTCATGGAGAGTTCTGACGAGGGCGGGCTCCAGGCCGGCCTCGGGCTGATCCCGGGCGATGTCCGTCGGTTCCCGCGGGTGCCCGGAATGAAAGTCCCGCACATGGGCTGGAACACCCTCGAGGTCCGGGAGGGCGAACCGCTCTTCGAGGGGATTGCGGACGGCTCGTACGTCTATTTCGTCCACTCCTACTATGCCTCGGCGGCGCCGGCGCATACGATGACCACGACAGAATACATCTGCCCCTTTGCCTCGTCGGTGCGGAACGGGTCGGTCTATGGGGTGCAGTTCCACCCGGAAAAGAGCGGGGCGGTGGGGCTGCGCCTGCTGAAAAATTATATCGACCTGATCTGA
- a CDS encoding Nif3-like dinuclear metal center hexameric protein translates to MHIADLIAHLEGIAPPELAEEYDTGRIGLIIEGREEVETVCCALDATPAVARAAVRMGAGLLVVHHTPLWEPLTAITGRAAAVLRPLFAGEVNLYVMHTNFDRAPGGVNDTLADILGLVDPVPMTNGLVGRCTAGLDEMAARIGGNVRVWGEIEDPDRLAVVGGSGFDPALIAEAVSLGADAFLSAELKHHVARASPLPCIESTHYALEAPAMQALAERSGWEYIEDLPAVRTIT, encoded by the coding sequence ATGCACATTGCAGACCTGATCGCCCACCTCGAGGGGATCGCCCCTCCGGAACTCGCCGAAGAGTATGACACCGGCAGGATCGGACTCATCATCGAAGGCCGGGAGGAGGTCGAGACCGTCTGCTGCGCCCTCGACGCCACACCAGCCGTTGCTCGCGCCGCCGTCCGCATGGGGGCCGGACTCCTCGTCGTCCACCACACGCCCCTCTGGGAGCCGCTGACCGCGATCACCGGGCGTGCCGCGGCGGTCCTCCGCCCCCTCTTTGCCGGGGAGGTCAATCTCTATGTGATGCACACGAACTTCGACCGCGCCCCGGGCGGGGTGAACGACACCCTTGCCGATATCCTCGGCCTGGTCGATCCGGTGCCGATGACGAACGGGCTTGTCGGCAGGTGCACCGCAGGGCTCGACGAGATGGCGGCACGGATCGGCGGCAACGTGCGGGTCTGGGGAGAGATCGAAGACCCCGACCGTCTCGCCGTCGTCGGCGGGAGCGGGTTCGACCCTGCGCTGATCGCAGAAGCGGTCTCCCTCGGTGCCGACGCCTTCCTCTCGGCAGAACTGAAGCACCATGTGGCCCGGGCATCCCCTCTCCCCTGCATCGAGTCGACGCACTACGCTCTCGAAGCCCCGGCGATGCAGGCGCTCGCCGAACGGTCAGGGTGGGAGTACATCGAAGACCTGCCGGCGGTCCGCACGATCACATGA
- a CDS encoding homocysteine biosynthesis protein, which translates to MEKSIDEINIRIRDGNARVVTAEEMPDIVAELGEEAALREVDVVTTGTFGAMCSSGAFFNFGHADPPIRMERVWLNDVEAYAGIAAVDAYLGATQQSTTQGDRYGGAHVIEDLISGRSVELRAISRGTDCYPLRTVTTNLLLEDLNTATMLNPRNAYQCYNAAANSTDRVLHTYMGTLLPNCGNVSYSGAGALSPLANDPTYHVIGSGVPIFLGGAQGMVVGEGTQSSPATGFATLMTTGDLTHMSPDYIRAATFQGYGVTMYVGLGIPLPVTDLTVVRSTAVRDEDLTTGVVDYGVPSRDRPTLRRVTYAELKSGRIELNGEEVRTSSLSSYRKARQVAEALKGWVEMGSIALSLPTRRVEASRRTRPMRETKLVPRVREVMEAKVVCITEDEPITEAALKLLRGETNHLPILDGDRRLVGIVTTYDVTKAVARPGERLCVRDIMTRKVVRTTPEEAVDIAAQKLERHNISALPVVDPQNHVIGMLTAINLGKLLGGRWKA; encoded by the coding sequence ATGGAGAAATCCATAGACGAGATCAATATAAGAATACGCGATGGCAATGCGCGCGTTGTCACGGCCGAGGAGATGCCTGACATCGTCGCCGAACTGGGCGAGGAGGCGGCGCTGAGAGAGGTGGATGTCGTCACCACCGGTACCTTCGGCGCCATGTGCTCTTCAGGCGCCTTTTTTAACTTCGGTCACGCGGATCCCCCGATACGGATGGAGAGGGTCTGGCTCAATGACGTCGAGGCCTATGCCGGCATTGCGGCGGTCGACGCCTATCTCGGCGCAACCCAGCAGTCGACGACACAGGGCGACCGCTATGGCGGGGCGCATGTGATCGAGGACCTCATTTCCGGCCGCTCGGTCGAGCTGCGGGCAATATCGCGAGGCACCGACTGCTACCCGTTGCGGACCGTCACCACGAACCTCCTCCTCGAAGACCTCAACACCGCCACGATGCTGAATCCCAGAAATGCATACCAGTGCTACAATGCGGCGGCCAACTCCACCGACCGCGTCCTCCACACCTATATGGGCACCCTCCTCCCGAACTGCGGGAACGTCTCGTACTCGGGCGCCGGGGCCTTATCCCCGCTTGCAAACGACCCGACCTACCATGTGATCGGGAGCGGCGTCCCGATCTTTCTCGGTGGGGCGCAGGGGATGGTCGTCGGCGAAGGCACGCAGTCGTCCCCGGCCACCGGGTTCGCCACCCTGATGACGACCGGGGACCTCACCCATATGAGCCCGGACTATATCAGGGCCGCAACCTTCCAGGGCTACGGCGTGACGATGTACGTCGGTCTCGGCATTCCCCTGCCGGTGACCGATCTGACGGTCGTGCGGAGCACGGCCGTACGCGACGAGGACCTGACGACCGGCGTCGTCGACTATGGCGTGCCTTCCCGCGACCGCCCGACGCTCAGGCGCGTCACCTACGCCGAACTGAAGAGCGGCCGGATCGAACTCAACGGCGAGGAGGTGCGGACATCCTCGCTTTCGAGTTACCGCAAGGCGCGGCAGGTCGCCGAGGCCCTGAAGGGCTGGGTGGAGATGGGATCGATCGCACTCTCTCTCCCGACCCGCCGGGTGGAGGCCTCCAGGCGGACGCGCCCGATGCGCGAGACCAAACTCGTGCCGCGGGTGCGGGAGGTGATGGAGGCGAAGGTCGTCTGCATCACCGAGGACGAACCGATCACCGAGGCGGCCCTTAAACTCCTCAGGGGCGAGACAAACCATCTCCCGATCCTGGACGGCGACCGCCGCCTGGTCGGGATCGTGACCACCTACGACGTCACCAAGGCGGTGGCGCGGCCTGGCGAACGGCTCTGCGTGCGGGACATCATGACCAGGAAGGTCGTGCGCACGACCCCCGAGGAGGCGGTAGATATCGCTGCCCAGAAACTGGAGCGTCACAACATCAGCGCCCTGCCGGTCGTTGATCCGCAGAACCATGTCATCGGGATGCTCACGGCCATCAACCTCGGCAAACTCCTTGGCGGGAGGTGGAAGGCATGA
- a CDS encoding ArsR/SmtB family transcription factor, which yields MAEEIVVMEPGDERAQRIAKAMASQTASDILSALRDAPLSAAEIADRLAIPLTTLKYHVENLADAGLIEIVRTKWSSKGREVKVYGLTSRLIIVTPPVKDIRAILLKYASLFAVVIFASIVVAMILPLLGGVPAEEPRMMAFDAKGAGAPEATAAVPSVALDAVTAFFLGGSTVVLALMVYEVYLYFTYYRRRRARD from the coding sequence ATGGCTGAAGAGATCGTGGTGATGGAGCCCGGCGACGAGCGGGCGCAGCGGATCGCAAAGGCGATGGCGAGCCAGACGGCAAGCGATATCCTGTCTGCCCTCAGGGACGCACCCCTGAGCGCGGCCGAGATCGCCGACCGCCTCGCGATCCCCCTCACCACCCTGAAGTATCATGTCGAGAACCTGGCCGACGCCGGCCTGATCGAGATCGTCAGGACAAAGTGGAGCTCGAAGGGGCGGGAGGTGAAGGTCTACGGCCTCACCTCACGGCTGATCATCGTCACGCCGCCGGTGAAGGATATCAGGGCGATCCTGCTCAAGTATGCATCGCTCTTCGCGGTCGTCATCTTTGCGAGCATCGTTGTCGCGATGATCCTGCCCCTTCTCGGCGGGGTGCCGGCGGAGGAGCCGCGGATGATGGCCTTCGATGCAAAGGGTGCCGGTGCCCCTGAGGCCACGGCCGCCGTCCCGTCGGTCGCCCTCGATGCGGTCACCGCCTTCTTCCTGGGCGGGAGCACCGTGGTGCTGGCGCTGATGGTCTACGAGGTCTATCTCTATTTCACCTATTACCGGCGGAGAAGAGCGAGGGACTGA
- a CDS encoding proton-conducting transporter transmembrane domain-containing protein translates to MNELIFLIAFPTIIAFILLLLSNNRIRYAIVALAALVISAASIYLLATSYARGTVYYTVPFEPASQMMFAIEMGIALLLLWLGIRFKQYIAVLLVLAQSALIVYYEFAMSHGMDPVKNLFFDQFSIIMAMIIGIIGSLIAVYAVSYMQTYHGHHPEVRDRRRFFFFVTFIFLAAMFGLVFSNNLLWVFFFWEITTLASFLLIGYAESEEATNNAFLALKMNLLGGIAFAGAILYLASADPAGGLLELDALIASGQAMAIVPAVLISFAGLTKAAQMPFSGWLVGAMVAPTPVSALLHSSTMVKAGVYIIVRFAPVLAGSLAGISIAMVGAVTFLVASGIAISQSNAKKVLAYSTIANLGLIVACAGVGTYKLVWAAILLIIFHAIAKSLLFLCVGTVEHRTGSRDIEDMDGLIVRMPRLAAMMFVGIAGMFLAPFGMLISKWAAIEGFIDAPFGLIFVTILAFGGALTVFFWSKWMGKIISVTPYGEKIEGTISRQKWVVLTTLTALTVLAALFFPLISSGLIEPYLLGTFGETARLAQDNIIIMVLMISLLLILPFSLPFYAKGGKKMPAYMCGRPVTTDLKFAGSAGIERTMTTRNYYFTEYFGEGRLLRVANPLCILLILLAGAILAGAIL, encoded by the coding sequence GTGAATGAACTAATATTCCTGATAGCGTTTCCAACGATAATCGCATTCATCCTGTTATTGTTGTCTAATAACCGGATTAGATATGCAATCGTTGCACTCGCCGCACTTGTCATCTCTGCGGCGTCCATCTATCTTCTCGCAACCTCATATGCGCGGGGCACGGTCTATTACACCGTTCCCTTCGAGCCCGCGAGTCAGATGATGTTCGCCATCGAGATGGGGATCGCACTCCTGCTTCTCTGGCTCGGGATCAGGTTCAAACAATATATCGCCGTTCTCCTGGTGCTTGCGCAGTCGGCACTGATAGTTTACTACGAGTTTGCGATGAGCCATGGGATGGACCCGGTCAAAAACCTCTTTTTCGACCAGTTCTCCATCATCATGGCGATGATCATCGGGATCATCGGCAGCCTCATCGCCGTCTACGCCGTCAGCTACATGCAGACCTACCACGGCCACCACCCCGAGGTTCGGGACCGGCGGCGGTTCTTCTTCTTCGTGACGTTCATCTTCCTTGCGGCGATGTTCGGCCTCGTCTTCTCGAACAACCTGTTGTGGGTCTTTTTCTTCTGGGAGATCACGACGCTGGCGTCGTTCCTTCTCATCGGCTACGCCGAGAGTGAGGAGGCGACGAACAACGCCTTCCTTGCCCTGAAGATGAACCTGCTCGGAGGGATCGCCTTCGCCGGAGCCATTCTCTACCTCGCCTCGGCCGATCCCGCCGGCGGTCTGCTCGAACTCGACGCCCTCATTGCCTCGGGCCAGGCAATGGCAATCGTCCCTGCCGTGCTGATCAGCTTTGCGGGGCTGACGAAAGCCGCACAGATGCCCTTTTCCGGATGGCTTGTCGGGGCGATGGTCGCCCCGACGCCGGTCTCGGCCCTCCTGCACTCGAGCACGATGGTCAAGGCCGGTGTGTACATCATCGTCCGGTTCGCTCCCGTACTTGCCGGCAGTCTCGCCGGGATCTCGATCGCAATGGTCGGCGCCGTCACGTTCCTCGTGGCGTCCGGGATCGCAATCTCCCAGAGCAATGCAAAGAAAGTGCTGGCATACTCGACGATTGCAAACCTCGGGCTGATCGTCGCCTGCGCGGGCGTCGGCACCTACAAACTCGTCTGGGCCGCGATCCTCCTGATCATCTTCCACGCCATTGCAAAATCCCTCCTCTTCCTCTGCGTCGGGACGGTGGAGCACCGCACCGGGAGCCGGGACATCGAGGACATGGACGGACTCATCGTCCGCATGCCGCGGCTTGCCGCCATGATGTTCGTCGGCATCGCCGGCATGTTCCTCGCCCCGTTCGGCATGCTCATATCGAAGTGGGCGGCGATTGAGGGCTTCATCGATGCACCCTTCGGCCTGATCTTCGTCACCATCCTCGCCTTCGGCGGTGCCTTGACGGTCTTCTTCTGGTCGAAGTGGATGGGCAAGATCATCTCGGTCACCCCGTACGGCGAGAAGATCGAGGGAACGATCTCGCGTCAGAAGTGGGTCGTGCTCACCACCCTCACGGCGCTGACCGTGCTCGCCGCACTCTTCTTCCCGCTCATCTCATCAGGGCTCATCGAGCCCTATCTTCTCGGCACCTTCGGCGAGACGGCGCGGCTTGCGCAGGACAACATCATCATCATGGTCCTGATGATCTCGCTCCTGCTGATACTGCCTTTCTCCCTCCCGTTCTACGCAAAGGGAGGAAAAAAGATGCCCGCATACATGTGTGGACGGCCGGTGACGACCGACCTGAAGTTTGCCGGTTCTGCCGGCATTGAGCGGACGATGACAACGCGGAACTACTACTTCACCGAGTACTTCGGCGAGGGCAGACTCCTGCGCGTGGCAAACCCGCTCTGCATCCTGCTGATCCTGCTTGCAGGGGCGATCCTGGCGGGGGCGATCCTGTGA
- the alaS gene encoding alanine--tRNA ligase: MLEEEYQLEYFKSQGLVRKVCSKCGAAYWTRDPSRETCGDAPCEPYSFIANPVFAPHSLDEMREAYLSFFERHGHTRIERYPVVARWRDDIYLTIASIADFQPFVTNGLVPPPANPLTISQPCIRLNDLDSVGRSGRHLTLFEMMAHHAFNSPGEDIYWKDRTVELCDEFLSSIGADLNKVTYKEHPWMGGGNAGPSVEVLIGGLEVATLVFMSLTRVPNDQEPVELEGVLYYPMKMRIVDTGYGLERLTWASKGSPTIYDAVFPEMVSRLMHAAGLEHLLDNKEFTKILGLNARFAGLMDISGPNLFQLRRKVAAAIDVPQEKLDKLITPIEKIYAIADHTRCLAYMLGDCVVPSNVREGYLARLVLRRTLRMMADLDLKDNLADLVEMQMRIIGTDSFEQSIAGVREIIDREVEKYAATLARGARIVQRIARTYKKKSERIPLQEVVTLYDSHGIPPEMVKDIAAQEGAVVEIPDNFYSQIADLHSENLPEKAAEDPLAKYRERIAGLPATKKAYYDQPAEVEFEAMVIDYFDGCAVLDQTLFYPEGGGQPADTGTLVTTETMVRVEDTIKLGEVILHRVKGGTLKRGDRVKGIVDEERRWSLMRHHTATHLILRASKEVLGAHIHQAGAQKGSESARIDIRHFKHITPEEMKRIEIRANQMVMENTPVYVNWENRTKAEQKYGFGLYQGGVPPGRQIRVVQVAGDIEACAGTHCRSTGEIGPIALLKVEHIQDGIERLEFSAGIAAITAMQHLKELIAVSAETLSVQQENLPASVNRFFTEWKEQRKEIERLQQKVVDLEVQQLVAEEIGGFGVVIREVDLPPQELVALASRISEGGDIALLAGGRERVHAVMASPVESLNAVEVIREVCEVLGGKGGGKPQIAQGGGPEVGRIGEALARGRALIESNLNG, encoded by the coding sequence ATGCTCGAAGAAGAGTATCAACTTGAATATTTCAAATCCCAGGGACTGGTTCGGAAGGTCTGCAGCAAGTGCGGGGCGGCGTACTGGACACGCGACCCGTCCAGAGAGACCTGCGGGGACGCACCCTGCGAGCCGTACTCCTTTATTGCAAACCCGGTCTTCGCCCCGCACTCCCTGGATGAGATGAGGGAGGCCTATCTTTCGTTTTTCGAGCGGCACGGCCACACGCGGATCGAACGCTACCCGGTCGTCGCACGCTGGCGCGACGATATTTACCTGACCATCGCCTCGATCGCCGACTTCCAGCCCTTCGTGACGAACGGCCTTGTGCCGCCGCCGGCAAACCCCCTGACCATCTCGCAGCCGTGTATCAGGCTCAACGACCTCGACTCGGTGGGACGGTCAGGCCGGCACCTGACCCTCTTCGAGATGATGGCCCATCACGCCTTCAACTCGCCGGGTGAGGATATCTACTGGAAAGACCGGACCGTCGAACTCTGCGACGAGTTCCTCAGTTCGATCGGGGCCGACTTGAATAAGGTCACCTACAAGGAGCACCCCTGGATGGGCGGCGGCAACGCCGGCCCCTCGGTGGAGGTGCTGATCGGTGGCCTCGAGGTGGCAACCCTCGTCTTCATGAGCCTGACCAGGGTGCCAAACGACCAGGAACCGGTCGAGCTCGAGGGCGTTCTTTATTATCCGATGAAGATGCGGATTGTCGACACCGGTTACGGGCTTGAACGGCTCACCTGGGCCTCGAAAGGCTCTCCGACCATCTACGACGCAGTCTTCCCCGAGATGGTCAGCCGCCTGATGCACGCCGCGGGCCTCGAGCACCTCCTGGACAACAAGGAGTTCACGAAGATCCTCGGGCTCAACGCCAGGTTCGCCGGTCTCATGGACATCAGCGGCCCCAACCTCTTCCAGCTCCGCCGGAAGGTGGCGGCGGCGATCGACGTCCCGCAGGAGAAACTCGACAAACTGATCACCCCGATCGAGAAGATCTACGCCATCGCCGACCACACCCGCTGCCTTGCCTATATGCTCGGCGACTGCGTCGTGCCCTCCAATGTGCGGGAAGGATACCTCGCCCGCCTCGTCCTGCGCCGGACCCTGCGGATGATGGCCGACCTCGACCTCAAGGACAACCTTGCCGACCTGGTCGAGATGCAGATGCGGATCATCGGCACCGACTCCTTCGAGCAGAGCATCGCCGGCGTGCGCGAGATCATCGACCGCGAGGTGGAGAAGTACGCCGCAACCCTCGCCCGCGGGGCGCGGATCGTGCAGCGGATCGCCCGCACCTACAAGAAGAAGAGCGAGCGCATCCCCCTGCAGGAGGTCGTCACCCTGTACGACTCCCACGGCATCCCGCCCGAGATGGTGAAGGATATCGCCGCACAGGAAGGGGCGGTCGTCGAGATCCCGGACAACTTCTACTCGCAGATCGCCGACCTGCACTCCGAGAACCTCCCGGAGAAGGCGGCCGAGGACCCGCTCGCAAAGTACCGCGAGCGGATCGCCGGTCTCCCGGCAACGAAGAAGGCCTACTACGATCAGCCGGCCGAGGTCGAGTTCGAGGCGATGGTCATCGACTACTTCGACGGTTGCGCCGTCCTCGACCAGACGCTCTTCTACCCCGAAGGCGGCGGTCAGCCTGCCGACACCGGCACACTCGTCACCACCGAGACGATGGTCAGGGTCGAGGACACGATCAAGCTCGGCGAGGTGATCCTCCACCGCGTGAAGGGCGGCACCCTCAAGCGGGGCGACCGGGTGAAGGGGATCGTCGACGAGGAGCGGCGCTGGTCCTTAATGCGCCACCACACGGCGACGCACCTGATCCTCCGCGCCTCAAAGGAGGTGCTCGGCGCCCATATCCATCAGGCCGGCGCCCAGAAGGGGAGCGAGAGCGCCCGTATCGATATCAGGCACTTCAAGCACATCACCCCTGAGGAGATGAAACGGATCGAGATCAGGGCGAACCAGATGGTGATGGAGAACACCCCGGTCTATGTCAACTGGGAGAACCGCACGAAGGCCGAACAGAAGTACGGCTTCGGGCTCTACCAGGGCGGCGTACCGCCGGGCCGGCAGATCCGGGTCGTGCAGGTCGCAGGCGACATCGAGGCATGCGCCGGAACCCACTGCCGCTCCACCGGCGAGATAGGCCCGATTGCCCTGCTCAAAGTCGAGCATATCCAGGACGGGATCGAACGCCTGGAGTTCTCGGCCGGGATTGCGGCGATCACCGCGATGCAGCACCTCAAGGAACTCATCGCCGTATCGGCCGAGACCCTCTCGGTCCAGCAGGAGAACCTGCCCGCGAGCGTGAACCGGTTCTTCACCGAGTGGAAAGAGCAGAGGAAAGAGATCGAGCGCCTCCAGCAGAAGGTCGTCGACCTCGAGGTCCAGCAACTGGTCGCCGAGGAGATCGGCGGCTTTGGTGTCGTGATCAGGGAGGTCGACCTCCCGCCGCAGGAACTCGTCGCCCTCGCCTCACGGATCTCTGAAGGCGGCGACATTGCGCTGCTCGCCGGGGGAAGAGAGCGCGTCCACGCCGTGATGGCCTCGCCGGTCGAGAGCCTGAACGCCGTCGAGGTGATCAGGGAGGTCTGTGAAGTTCTTGGCGGAAAAGGCGGCGGAAAACCACAGATTGCACAGGGCGGCGGCCCTGAGGTCGGGCGGATCGGAGAAGCCCTCGCCCGCGGCCGCGCCCTCATCGAGTCGAACCTGAATGGCTGA
- a CDS encoding SWIM zinc finger family protein: MKELFDRIGREDLTPSLREAILRAYRDRGRKALAAVDAGAVRRYLDFFVVRGRTAEYVVEDDFCTCKDFTYRGGCCWHILAVRIALASDRFERREEWYIDRLRKEGITTNNIMNNSE; encoded by the coding sequence ATGAAGGAACTATTTGACCGGATCGGAAGGGAAGATCTTACTCCTTCCCTCAGGGAAGCGATCCTCAGGGCGTACCGCGACCGGGGGCGAAAAGCCCTGGCCGCCGTGGACGCCGGGGCGGTAAGGCGATACCTCGATTTTTTCGTGGTCCGCGGGCGGACGGCGGAGTACGTCGTCGAGGACGATTTCTGCACCTGCAAGGACTTCACCTACCGCGGGGGGTGCTGCTGGCATATCCTTGCCGTCAGGATCGCTCTCGCATCAGACCGCTTTGAACGGCGGGAGGAGTGGTATATCGATCGCCTGAGGAAAGAGGGTATCACAACAAACAATATAATGAACAATTCCGAATAA
- a CDS encoding phosphoadenosine phosphosulfate reductase domain-containing protein, whose protein sequence is MRPSYLGKIHLNWCDTCHTPVLGTTCACGSDTRPVAVTPPGDARPAFRADIDLVNEIFTDHFGAPLIPKGHLAVLNKVPEIDRMEEIVLGGAIVAAIRYLPEKGEWEPLPRPAAARYLVPTKRYVVADDGAVPSIREGSSLLAPGLVEIEDAVRPGDEVFILSKSGECIGVGRAKVDAAEARTMTRGAIVRTRKAAPADAVPGTASWDDAVAANRQILDTYEGASLDFIRNVRASHTHLPVNVSYSGGKDSLATLLLVLREMGPVPILYADTGLEFPETDANVRDVAARYGLEVVRAETGDTFWEHFRKEGPPAVDARWCCSVAKLLPVSKIIAERWGESLSFIGQRKYESLSRKNSPRIWRNRVVGNQISAAPIQHWTALHVWLYIFREGAPYNCLYTEGLDRIGCFMCPSSDRAVLKRIRAAYPDLWKDWEARLRSWQGEHGLPEEWISDDGWRRRGSGSDEDDSYN, encoded by the coding sequence ATGCGTCCGTCATATCTGGGAAAAATACATCTGAACTGGTGCGATACCTGCCACACTCCCGTTCTCGGCACAACATGCGCCTGCGGATCAGATACACGTCCGGTCGCCGTCACCCCGCCGGGCGACGCACGCCCAGCGTTCAGGGCGGACATCGATCTCGTCAACGAGATCTTCACCGACCACTTCGGCGCCCCCCTCATCCCAAAAGGGCATCTCGCCGTCCTGAACAAGGTGCCCGAGATCGACAGGATGGAGGAGATCGTTCTTGGCGGCGCCATTGTTGCGGCGATCCGGTATCTCCCGGAAAAAGGCGAATGGGAGCCTCTCCCGCGGCCGGCCGCCGCCCGCTATCTTGTCCCGACAAAGCGGTATGTCGTCGCCGACGACGGCGCCGTGCCCTCAATCCGGGAGGGTTCAAGCCTCCTCGCCCCCGGCCTCGTCGAGATCGAGGACGCCGTCCGGCCTGGCGACGAGGTGTTCATCCTCTCGAAGAGCGGAGAGTGCATCGGCGTCGGCAGGGCGAAAGTGGACGCTGCAGAGGCGAGGACGATGACGCGGGGGGCCATCGTCAGGACGCGTAAAGCCGCACCGGCCGATGCAGTCCCGGGAACTGCATCATGGGACGACGCTGTCGCCGCCAACAGACAGATCCTGGACACGTATGAAGGCGCATCGCTCGATTTCATCAGGAACGTCCGGGCGAGCCACACCCATCTCCCGGTGAACGTCTCGTACTCCGGGGGCAAGGACAGTCTGGCGACGCTCCTTCTGGTGCTCAGGGAGATGGGGCCGGTCCCGATCCTCTACGCCGATACCGGCCTTGAGTTCCCGGAGACCGATGCGAATGTGAGGGACGTGGCGGCGCGCTACGGCCTCGAGGTGGTGCGGGCCGAGACCGGCGACACGTTCTGGGAGCACTTCAGAAAAGAAGGCCCTCCGGCGGTGGACGCGCGCTGGTGCTGCAGCGTCGCAAAGCTCCTGCCGGTCAGTAAGATCATTGCCGAGCGGTGGGGCGAATCGCTCTCCTTCATCGGCCAGCGGAAGTACGAGTCGCTCTCCAGAAAAAACAGCCCGAGAATATGGCGGAACCGGGTCGTCGGCAACCAGATCTCGGCCGCCCCGATCCAGCACTGGACGGCCCTGCACGTCTGGCTCTACATCTTCAGGGAGGGAGCCCCCTATAACTGTCTCTACACCGAAGGGCTCGATCGGATCGGATGCTTTATGTGTCCGTCCAGCGACCGCGCGGTGCTGAAACGGATCCGGGCGGCATATCCTGACCTCTGGAAGGATTGGGAGGCGAGGCTGCGCTCATGGCAGGGGGAGCACGGCCTTCCCGAAGAATGGATCAGTGACGACGGCTGGAGAAGAAGAGGATCGGGATCAGATGAAGACGATAGTTATAATTGA
- a CDS encoding 4Fe-4S binding protein, whose protein sequence is MKLMVSFSRKKVREPIIARVVMDTGVLINVERARIEPSEGDVLIDVPDESARIVCMKMRDLGATVSVLKDAIIHDENECVDCGACISICPQDVFSFDENWKLSLDKPRCVLCGRCIQACPHGALSLQK, encoded by the coding sequence ATGAAACTGATGGTCTCGTTCTCGCGCAAAAAGGTGAGGGAACCGATCATCGCCCGGGTGGTGATGGATACCGGTGTGCTGATCAATGTCGAACGGGCGCGGATCGAACCGAGCGAGGGTGACGTCCTCATCGACGTCCCTGACGAGAGCGCGCGCATTGTCTGCATGAAGATGCGGGACCTCGGGGCGACGGTCAGCGTCCTGAAGGATGCGATCATCCATGACGAGAACGAGTGCGTGGACTGCGGCGCCTGTATATCGATCTGCCCGCAGGACGTCTTCTCCTTCGATGAAAACTGGAAACTCAGCCTCGACAAGCCGCGCTGCGTTCTCTGCGGCAGGTGCATTCAGGCCTGCCCGCATGGGGCGCTCTCCCTCCAGAAATAA